From one uncultured Paludibacter sp. genomic stretch:
- the nqrE gene encoding Na(+)-translocating NADH-quinone reductase subunit E has translation MGNIADIFVRSIFVDNMIFAYFLGMCSYLAVSRNVKTSLGLGVAVIFVLTITLPINYLLENYVLKEGALAWISPALKDLDLSYLAFILFIAVIAAMTQLVEMIVEKFSPSLYASLGIFLPLIAVNCAIMGGSLFMQQRHFANIGEATSYALGSGVGWMLAIVGLAAIREKMEYSNVPKPLRGLGVTFITVALMGMAFLCFSGLKI, from the coding sequence ATGGGAAATATAGCTGATATATTTGTAAGGTCAATTTTTGTTGACAATATGATTTTTGCTTATTTTTTGGGAATGTGCTCTTACCTGGCTGTCTCAAGAAACGTAAAAACATCGCTGGGGTTAGGAGTAGCCGTAATTTTTGTGCTTACCATAACCCTACCTATCAATTACTTACTCGAAAATTATGTATTGAAAGAAGGAGCATTGGCTTGGATTAGTCCTGCGTTAAAGGATTTGGATTTAAGTTATTTGGCATTTATTCTTTTTATTGCCGTTATTGCCGCTATGACACAATTAGTAGAAATGATTGTTGAAAAATTCAGTCCTTCATTATACGCCTCACTTGGTATTTTTCTTCCTTTAATTGCCGTAAATTGCGCTATTATGGGAGGTTCGCTTTTTATGCAGCAACGTCATTTTGCAAATATAGGTGAAGCCACATCATACGCGTTAGGTTCCGGCGTGGGTTGGATGTTAGCGATTGTAGGATTAGCTGCCATCCGGGAAAAAATGGAATATTCAAACGTACCTAAACCTCTTCGCGGATTAGGAGTAACATTCATTACCGTAGCATTAATGGGAATGGCATTTCTTTGTTTCTCAGGACTAAAAATATAA
- the nqrD gene encoding Na(+)-translocating NADH-quinone reductase subunit D, which translates to MSKLFSPKVKEVFLGPLSKNNPIMVQVLGICSALAVTAKLKPALVMGISVTIIVAFSNVIISLLRNTIPNRIRIIVQLVVVAALVTIVSEILKAYVYDVSVQLSVYIGLIITNCILMGRLEAFAMGNKPWESFIDGLGNGFGYAWILVSVAFVRELFGSGTLFGYKIIPQSLYDAGYINNGLMLMPPMALIIVACIIWIHRARNKDLQEK; encoded by the coding sequence ATGAGTAAACTATTTTCACCAAAGGTAAAAGAAGTTTTTCTGGGACCTTTAAGCAAAAATAACCCGATTATGGTTCAAGTGCTGGGAATTTGTTCCGCACTGGCTGTAACTGCAAAATTAAAGCCCGCTTTGGTTATGGGAATTTCGGTAACCATTATCGTTGCATTTTCCAATGTAATTATTTCGTTGTTACGCAATACCATTCCTAACAGAATTCGTATTATTGTTCAATTAGTAGTTGTTGCGGCTTTAGTAACCATTGTTAGTGAAATTCTAAAGGCGTATGTGTACGATGTAAGCGTTCAGCTTTCGGTATATATCGGCTTAATTATCACCAATTGTATTTTGATGGGGCGTTTAGAGGCGTTTGCTATGGGAAATAAACCTTGGGAATCTTTCATTGACGGACTTGGAAATGGTTTTGGATACGCTTGGATATTAGTATCAGTAGCGTTTGTACGTGAACTGTTTGGTTCGGGAACTTTGTTTGGTTATAAAATTATTCCTCAATCGCTATACGATGCCGGATATATCAATAACGGATTAATGTTAATGCCTCCGATGGCATTGATTATTGTTGCTTGCATCATTTGGATACATCGTGCAAGAAATAAAGATTTACAGGAAAAATAA
- a CDS encoding hypothetical protein (Evidence 5 : Unknown function), translating into MYWTVQNIFRRKIKYNIKVFREKKATFFKLVGNNKLLNR; encoded by the coding sequence TTGTATTGGACAGTACAAAATATTTTTAGAAGAAAAATAAAATATAATATAAAAGTTTTCCGCGAAAAGAAAGCTACATTCTTTAAACTTGTAGGAAACAATAAATTATTAAACCGATGA
- a CDS encoding NADH:ubiquinone oxidoreductase, Na(+)-translocating, C subunit — protein sequence MDTNKNNYTMIYATVMVVVVALMLAIVSGALKSKQNANIELDKKKQILSSLMIDLKGQDIAKFYNQYITNEMVINSDGKILDEGKNKAFKIDFIKEMNKPLEKRELPIYVAKVDGKTKYILSLRGTGLWGPIWGYVSFNDDKNTIFGAYFSHASETPGLGAEIAEKHFQNEFPGKKVLNANNEFVSLAVVKPGEKTEGQDYVDGISGGTITSKGVNAMLMNCIGQYKIFLEEK from the coding sequence ATGGATACAAACAAAAATAATTATACTATGATATACGCTACCGTAATGGTAGTTGTAGTGGCGTTAATGCTTGCAATAGTTTCCGGAGCTTTAAAAAGCAAACAAAATGCAAATATCGAATTAGACAAAAAGAAACAAATTCTAAGTTCATTGATGATTGATTTAAAAGGACAAGACATTGCTAAATTTTACAATCAATACATCACAAATGAAATGGTAATAAATTCGGATGGAAAAATACTTGATGAAGGAAAAAATAAAGCTTTTAAAATAGATTTTATCAAAGAAATGAATAAGCCGCTCGAAAAACGTGAACTTCCCATATATGTTGCAAAAGTAGACGGAAAAACAAAATATATTTTAAGTTTACGCGGAACAGGACTTTGGGGACCAATTTGGGGATATGTTTCTTTTAATGACGATAAAAACACCATTTTTGGAGCTTACTTTTCACATGCCAGCGAAACTCCGGGCTTGGGCGCGGAAATAGCCGAAAAACATTTTCAGAATGAGTTTCCGGGCAAAAAAGTACTAAACGCCAATAATGAATTTGTTTCATTAGCTGTAGTAAAACCTGGAGAAAAAACCGAAGGGCAAGATTATGTGGATGGAATTTCCGGAGGTACAATTACAAGTAAAGGTGTCAATGCAATGTTGATGAATTGTATTGGACAGTACAAAATATTTTTAGAAGAAAAATAA
- the nqrB gene encoding Na(+)-translocating NADH-quinone reductase subunit B: MNSLRKFVDKIKPSFEEGGKFEKLHSTFDAFETFLFVPNTTSKRGTHIHDAVDSKRTMIMVVVSLIPALLFGMYNTGYQHYTALGQTPGFWSIFWYGFLAVLPIIIVSYVVGLGIEFIAAQIKHEEVQEGFLVTGFLIPLIVPVDTPLWMIAIATAFAVIFAKEVFGGTGMNIFNVALVTRVFLFFAYPSAMSGDKVWIRTGETFGLGSGNVIDAFSGATPLGQVATATASDLHITNILGHPISFLDAVIGFIPGSIGETSKIAILLGAVLLLITGVASWKTMLSVFLGGALMGIIFNLWGPNTASAHLPWYFHLVLGGFAFGAVFMATDPVTSARTEKGKWIYGFLIGAMAIIIRVLNPGYAEGMMLAILLMNVFAPFIDYWIVDANIKKRLKRVNG; the protein is encoded by the coding sequence ATGAATTCATTAAGAAAATTTGTAGATAAAATAAAACCGAGTTTTGAAGAGGGTGGAAAATTCGAGAAACTGCATTCCACTTTCGACGCATTCGAAACATTTTTATTTGTTCCAAATACCACATCAAAACGAGGAACACATATTCACGACGCGGTTGACAGTAAACGCACAATGATTATGGTGGTTGTTTCTTTAATTCCTGCACTACTTTTCGGGATGTACAATACCGGCTATCAACACTATACAGCACTGGGACAAACTCCGGGATTCTGGAGTATATTTTGGTATGGGTTTTTAGCGGTTTTGCCTATTATTATTGTTTCTTATGTGGTTGGATTAGGGATAGAATTTATCGCCGCACAAATTAAGCATGAGGAAGTTCAGGAAGGATTTTTGGTTACCGGATTTTTAATTCCCCTCATCGTCCCTGTTGACACTCCACTTTGGATGATTGCTATAGCTACGGCGTTTGCGGTAATATTTGCCAAAGAAGTTTTTGGAGGAACCGGAATGAATATATTCAATGTGGCTCTTGTAACCCGAGTTTTTTTATTTTTTGCCTATCCTTCAGCCATGTCTGGCGACAAAGTATGGATTAGAACGGGCGAAACATTCGGTTTAGGAAGTGGAAATGTGATAGATGCCTTTTCAGGAGCAACTCCTTTAGGACAAGTTGCCACTGCAACCGCCTCAGATTTACATATTACAAACATATTAGGACATCCTATTTCTTTTTTAGACGCTGTTATCGGTTTTATTCCCGGTTCTATTGGCGAAACATCTAAAATTGCGATCCTCCTCGGAGCTGTATTATTATTAATCACCGGCGTTGCAAGTTGGAAGACCATGCTTTCCGTGTTTTTAGGAGGCGCTTTGATGGGAATTATTTTTAATCTGTGGGGACCAAATACTGCTTCAGCCCATTTGCCTTGGTATTTTCATTTAGTATTAGGTGGTTTTGCTTTTGGAGCTGTGTTTATGGCTACAGATCCCGTCACTTCCGCCCGCACTGAAAAAGGCAAGTGGATTTATGGATTTCTAATAGGAGCAATGGCAATTATTATCCGTGTTCTTAATCCGGGTTACGCTGAAGGTATGATGCTTGCTATTTTACTAATGAATGTATTCGCACCGTTTATCGATTACTGGATTGTAGACGCTAACATAAAAAAACGATTAAAACGCGTGAATGGTTAA
- the nqrA gene encoding Na(+)-translocating NADH-quinone reductase subunit A, producing MANSIKITRGLDIKINGNPTEKITKIPHSEVIEINPDYFHGIIPKMLVKGGEKIKAGDPVFYSKNFPEMMFVSPVSGTIEAVNRGDRRKVLNVSIKADAKTDYVKFNNTELTSENVKALLLKSGLWCFIKQRPYDVIANPDKKPKAIFISCFDSAPLAPDYEFIAKDQLADFQKGIDALTKLTDGKVYLGVKSSNSIFNKVKNVEVNIFQGPHPAGNVGVQINKINPVNKGETVWTVNAQDIIIIGRLFGKGIVDFTKIVALTGPEVANPQYFETLAGNNIGQIIKGNIKNVNYPLRYISGNVLTGIKISENSFISPYHDQISVIDEGTEIHELFGWAMPRLNKFSSTRLFFTRLFPHKNYKFDARLLGGRRGIIMSNEYDKVFPMDIYPEFLIKAMMAKNVDKMENLGAYEVAPEDFALAEFVDTSKLPLQAIVREALDYMKGELE from the coding sequence ATGGCAAATTCAATAAAGATTACTCGCGGGTTAGACATTAAAATCAATGGAAATCCTACGGAAAAAATTACAAAAATTCCGCATTCTGAAGTCATTGAGATAAATCCTGATTATTTTCACGGAATTATTCCGAAAATGCTTGTAAAGGGTGGCGAAAAAATAAAAGCAGGCGACCCTGTTTTTTACAGCAAAAATTTTCCCGAAATGATGTTTGTTTCGCCTGTAAGTGGAACTATAGAAGCCGTTAATAGAGGAGATAGAAGAAAAGTGCTCAATGTAAGCATTAAGGCAGACGCTAAAACAGACTATGTAAAATTTAATAATACAGAACTAACCTCTGAGAATGTAAAAGCGTTACTTTTGAAATCAGGACTTTGGTGTTTTATAAAGCAACGTCCTTACGATGTAATTGCCAATCCGGATAAAAAGCCAAAAGCTATTTTTATTTCCTGTTTTGATTCAGCTCCATTGGCTCCCGATTATGAATTTATTGCAAAAGATCAACTTGCAGATTTTCAAAAAGGTATTGACGCACTTACAAAATTAACGGACGGAAAAGTTTACCTCGGGGTGAAATCTTCCAATTCCATTTTCAATAAGGTGAAAAATGTTGAAGTTAATATTTTCCAAGGACCACATCCTGCGGGAAATGTAGGAGTGCAAATCAACAAAATCAACCCCGTAAATAAAGGAGAAACCGTTTGGACTGTAAATGCGCAAGATATAATTATTATTGGACGCTTATTTGGCAAGGGAATAGTTGATTTCACAAAAATAGTCGCCTTAACCGGACCTGAAGTCGCTAACCCACAATATTTTGAAACTCTTGCCGGAAATAATATTGGTCAAATTATCAAAGGAAACATCAAAAATGTAAATTATCCGCTACGCTACATTAGCGGAAACGTATTGACAGGGATAAAAATCTCCGAAAACAGTTTCATTTCTCCTTACCACGATCAAATTTCAGTAATTGACGAAGGAACTGAAATTCATGAATTATTTGGCTGGGCAATGCCGAGATTAAATAAATTCAGTTCCACACGCTTATTTTTCACCAGACTTTTTCCACATAAGAACTATAAGTTTGACGCTCGCCTTTTAGGAGGAAGACGCGGAATTATAATGTCTAATGAATACGATAAAGTTTTCCCAATGGATATTTATCCGGAGTTTTTAATAAAAGCCATGATGGCTAAAAACGTTGACAAAATGGAGAACTTGGGCGCTTATGAAGTCGCCCCCGAAGATTTTGCATTAGCCGAATTTGTTGACACATCAAAACTTCCATTACAAGCCATTGTAAGAGAAGCGCTTGATTATATGAAAGGAGAACTGGAATAA
- a CDS encoding hypothetical protein (Evidence 5 : Unknown function), whose translation MKNFVIFQLKYSIFALSKKISINIYIDGKFNKDYSRVRH comes from the coding sequence ATGAAAAATTTCGTTATTTTTCAACTCAAATATTCTATCTTTGCACTTTCTAAAAAAATATCAATAAACATTTATATTGATGGCAAATTCAATAAAGATTACTCGCGGGTTAGACATTAA